The following proteins are co-located in the Arctopsyche grandis isolate Sample6627 chromosome 3, ASM5162203v2, whole genome shotgun sequence genome:
- the LOC143909656 gene encoding uncharacterized protein LOC143909656 — MECRLCLCSAPFGSSVSIHEYPHPLLQCILTSCQLQVNKDDLLPDTICLLCKNNLELLSNFRNICIQSEETQKLRLAESLDIKKEEIVLDDLIWQDDIDINSISNACQPAVDDEFNKSKSRNSGQVSLGDHLQQNENENSQILGGKSTHDNPYKCETCSKSFSYRSYYVRHVKSHIKDSHKRKICLKSFTFKYTLEEHMISHNGIKLPQCEICFKSFKHKTSLMKHMNTHTGEKRFICDICSKSFNLKYTLLRHMKSHAGVKSHKCEMCSKSFTTKPTLVEHINCHNGIKPYRCEVCLNTFTHKSTLWKHMKTHTGQKSYKCEICSESFKCKSHHMDHMNNYHI, encoded by the exons ATGGAATGTAGACTTTGTCTCTGTTCTGCTCCGTTCGGGTCTTCTGTCTCCATCCACGAGTATCCTCATCCACTACTTCAGTGCATTTTGACCAGCTGTCAGCTACAA gttAATAAAGATGATTTGCTGCCAGATACGATATGTCTTTTATGTAaaaacaatctggaattgttaaGCAATTTTAGGAACATTTGTATTCAGAGTGAAGAAACACAGAAATTAAGGCTGGCTGAGAGTTTAGATATCAAGAAAGAAGAAATTGTATTGGATGATTTAATTTGGCAGGATGACATTGATATTAATTCAATATCAAATGCCTGTCAACCGGCCGTAGACGATGAGTTTAATAAATCAAAGTCAAGAAATTCGGGTCAAGTATCTTTAGGAGACCATTTAcagcaaaatgaaaatgaaaattcacaA ATACTTGGAGGAAAATCCACGCATGACAACCCATACAAATGTGAAACTTGTTCCAAATCGTTCAGTTACAGATCATATTATGTGCGACATGTGAAGTCTCATATCAAGGACTCGCACAAacgtaaaatttgtttaaaatcattcactttcAAATACACCCTCGAGGAACACATGATTTCTCACAACGGGATAAAACTGCCACAGTGCGAAATTTGCTTCAAATCTTTCAAGCACAAAACTTCCCTTATGAAACATATGAATACTCATACTGGGGAGAAAAGGTTCATATGCGATATTTGTTCaaagtctttcaatctgaagTATACCCTCTTGCGTCATATGAAGTCTCACGCTGGGGTGAAATCGCACAAATGCGAAATGTGCTCTAAATCGTTCACTACTAAGCCTACTCTCGTGGAGCATATTAATTGTCACAATGGGATAAAACCTTACCGATGTGAAGTTTGTTTGAATACATTTACTCATAAATCTACCCTTTGGAAACATATGAAAACTCACACTGGACAGAAATCTTACAAATGCGAAATTTGTTCAGAGTCGTTTAAATGTAAATCTCACCACATGGATCATATGAATAATTATCACATATAA